From Haloarcula sp. CBA1127, a single genomic window includes:
- a CDS encoding NUDIX hydrolase, with translation MPRLADFADRDVLTRQVTRETDRGGVEGVRARADRGLRWAVGALVTDPADRLLFVYEDDIWKLPGGGVETGETRQEAVRREVREETGVPIAVNELAAVTEVTVTDGDREATFFFGTYRGTADATALASDPGLDGESIETVTWRDSVPENCLDESLVRRLRS, from the coding sequence ATGCCGAGGCTTGCGGATTTTGCGGACCGCGACGTGCTCACCCGCCAAGTGACCAGAGAGACCGACAGAGGGGGCGTAGAGGGAGTCCGCGCCCGTGCCGACCGCGGCCTTCGCTGGGCGGTCGGCGCGCTCGTCACCGACCCGGCGGACCGCCTGCTGTTCGTCTACGAGGACGACATCTGGAAGCTCCCGGGCGGCGGCGTCGAAACCGGCGAGACGCGCCAGGAGGCGGTGCGCCGCGAGGTCCGCGAGGAGACTGGTGTGCCTATCGCCGTCAATGAACTGGCTGCCGTCACTGAGGTCACAGTAACCGACGGCGACCGCGAGGCGACGTTCTTTTTCGGGACCTATCGCGGGACGGCAGATGCAACGGCGCTCGCGTCGGACCCCGGCCTCGACGGCGAATCGATAGAGACCGTCACGTGGCGGGACTCGGTGCCCGAAAACTGTCTGGACGAGTCGCTGGTGCGGCGGCTCAGGAGTTAG
- a CDS encoding PadR family transcriptional regulator, which translates to MHDLTGFQRDLLYVIAGREEPHGLAIKEELEAYYEKEIHHGRLYPNLDTLVDKGLVEKGQRDRRTNFYTLTRRGRREIDARREWEDQYVDL; encoded by the coding sequence ATGCACGACTTGACAGGATTCCAGCGTGACCTTCTCTACGTGATCGCTGGCAGGGAGGAGCCCCACGGGTTAGCTATCAAGGAGGAACTCGAAGCGTACTACGAGAAGGAGATCCATCACGGTCGCCTGTACCCGAACCTCGATACACTGGTCGACAAGGGACTGGTCGAGAAGGGCCAGCGCGACCGGCGGACCAACTTCTATACGCTCACGCGCCGCGGGCGTCGTGAGATAGACGCCCGCCGCGAGTGGGAAGACCAGTACGTCGACCTCTGA